ACGCCTGAAATGTTGCGACTGGGCTATGATCCCCGTCTGGCCACGGCCAGCGTGGCGGCGGGCGGGACCCTGGGGTCGCTCATTCCTCCCAGTATCCTGTTCATTATCTACGCCATCTTTACCGAGACTTCGGTGAGCAAGCTGTTCCTGGCAGGGGTTTTGCCGGGTCTGTTGACGCTGGCGGGGTTTGTGCTGGTGATCTGGGTCTGGATCCGGGTCAATCCCAAACTGGTCCCCGAACAGGGCGCCGCCGCCAGCTGGAGCGAGAAAATGGCAGCCGCGCGCGAAGCCTGGCCTGCGGGGCTGATCTTTGCAATCATCGTGGTTGGCATCTATGGCGGCTTTTTCACTGCCACAGCGGCGGCGGCGGTCAGTGTTGTCATCACCACCATGATTGGCTTTGCGCAAAAACGCCTGACCCTGCAGGGCCTGTGGGAAGCGGTGCGCGAGACCTGCGTGCAGACCTCAGCCATCTTCATTGTGGCGGCCGGGGCCAAGATCTTTGTGGCCGCGATTGCCCTGACTGGGATGGCACCGGCGCTGGTGCAGACGGTGGCGGATGCACAGCTTTCGCCGATGGTGCTGCTGATCTGCATCTGTTGCGTGTACCTGATGCTGGGCATGTTTCTTGATCCGATTGGCATCATGGTGCTGACCCTGCCGCTGGTGGTGCCACTGGTGGAATCCTACGGCATGAACCTGATCTGGTTTGGCGTCGTGGTGGTGAAGCTGCTGGAGATTGGCCTGATTACACCGCCGGTGGGGCTGAATGTCTTTGTGCTATCCAATGTGGTTGGCAAAGCGGCGCCAATTGGCACGGTATTTGCAGGCATCTGGCGGTTCTTGTGCGTGGATGTGGTGGTTTTGGCGCTGATTGTGGGCTTTCCGTCGATTTCTTTGCTCTTGTCTATGACGGCAAGGTGAACAGGCTTTTTCATTTGCAAGAAATTCTATACGTTGGAATTCCTAACCACCGCTAGGACGATAGGCGATGCCAGATCTGAAAGACGACAAGCGATTTGCCAATACCCTGGCGCGCGGGCTCAATGTTTTGCGGGCCTTTGGGCCCAATGACGATGGTCTTGGCAATCTGGAGATTTCAGAGCGCACCGGTCTGCCGCGATCAACTGTATCGCGGCTGACCTTTACCCTCTGTGCGCTGGGGTATCTGAC
The genomic region above belongs to Phaeobacter sp. G2 and contains:
- a CDS encoding TRAP transporter large permease, which encodes MDPATIGLLAFGLMLVLLAMRVPIAFALIGVATLAAFTIFAFRTGTFMPERAIRATSSLVFSNSFDLVHSFDLSMIPLFVALGNIAYRAGITTAVYNSAKVWLVRQRGGLAVASVMGCGGFSAITGSSLACASTMGKICTPEMLRLGYDPRLATASVAAGGTLGSLIPPSILFIIYAIFTETSVSKLFLAGVLPGLLTLAGFVLVIWVWIRVNPKLVPEQGAAASWSEKMAAAREAWPAGLIFAIIVVGIYGGFFTATAAAAVSVVITTMIGFAQKRLTLQGLWEAVRETCVQTSAIFIVAAGAKIFVAAIALTGMAPALVQTVADAQLSPMVLLICICCVYLMLGMFLDPIGIMVLTLPLVVPLVESYGMNLIWFGVVVVKLLEIGLITPPVGLNVFVLSNVVGKAAPIGTVFAGIWRFLCVDVVVLALIVGFPSISLLLSMTAR